From one Trifolium pratense cultivar HEN17-A07 linkage group LG1, ARS_RC_1.1, whole genome shotgun sequence genomic stretch:
- the LOC123902225 gene encoding transcription initiation factor IIB-2: MSDAFCSDCKRETEVVFDHSAGDTVCSECGLVLESHSIDETSEWRTFANESNDNDPVRVGGPSNPLLTDGGLSTVIAKPNGSSGEFLSSSLGRWQNRGSNPDRGLILAFKTIATMAERLALVATIKDRANEIYKRVEDQKSSRGRNQDALLAACLYIACRQEDKPRTVKEICSVANGATKKEIGRAKEYIVKQLGLEKGQSVEMGTIHAGDFMRRFCSNLNMNHQAVKAAQEAVKKAEEFDIRRSPISIAAAIIYIITQLSDDKKPLKDISIATGVAEGTIRNSYKDLYPHVSKIIPTWYAKEEDLKNLSSP; encoded by the exons ATGTCGGACGCGTTTTGCAGCGACTGCAAGAGAGAGACTGAAGTCGTTTTCGATCACTCAGCAGGCGACACAGTCTGCTCCGAGTGCGGACTCGTCCTCGAATCTCACTCCATCGATGAGACTTCCGAGTGGCGTACCTTCGCAAACGAGTCCAACGATAACGATCCCGTTCGTGTCGGTGGTCCATCTAATCCTCTCTTAACCGACGGCGGTCTCTCCACCGTCATCGCCAAACCTAACGGATCTTCCGGCGAGTTCCTCTCTTCTTCTCTCGGACGTTGGCAGAATCGTGGCTCTAACCCTGATCGTGGACTCATCCTTGCTTTCAAAACCATCGCTACTATGGCTGAAAG GTTGGCACTTGTTGCAACCATCAAG GATCGAGCAAATGAGATATATAAGAGGGTTGAAGACCAAAAGTCTAGTAGAGGAAGAAATCAAGATGCTTTGTTGGCTGCTTGTCTCTACATCGCTTGCCGACAAGAAGACAAACCGCGAACTGTAAAGG AAATCTGCTCCGTTGCCAATGGGGCCACAAAGAAGGAAATTGGCCGAGCAAAAGAGTACATAGTGAAACAACTTGGTTTGGAGAAGGGTCAGTCTGTGGAGATGGGCACAATACATGCAGGGGACTTTATG AGGCGATTCTGTTCCAATCTTAATATGAACCATCAAGCTGTTAAAGCTGCTCAGGAAGCTGTGAAGAAAGCAGAAGAATTTGATATAAG GAGGAGTCCTATATCGATTGCTGCTGCAATTATATACATCATAACTCAGCTTTCTGATGATAAAAAACCTCTCAAAG ATATATCAATTGCCACAGGAGTCGCAGAAGGAACTATTAGGAACTCCTACAAGGATCTTTATCCCCATGTTTCAAAAATAATACCAACTTGGTATGCAAAGGAGGAGGATTTGAAGAATCTTTCTAGCCCTTGA
- the LOC123902228 gene encoding zeatin O-glucosyltransferase-like, which translates to MTSIDQNNSRNHSSNQQNQVAMVVVPFPAQGHLNQLLHLILSNNIPVHYVGTSTHNRQATIRVHGWDPNSISNIHFHNFKVPPFVSHPPTPNSEIKFPSHLVPSFVASTHLRQPVAELMQSLSSVFKRVIVIHDGLMASVVQDATKIANVENYLFMSTCAFTYFFHIWEKVGKFIPIESSHIIDTPSLEGCFTTEFIDFITAQVEFYEFSDGTFYNTSRAIESPYLELIEKIISSKKHWAIGPFNPLTIEKKDSKGRHSCIECYSYFDGRRWSFSY; encoded by the coding sequence ATGACTTCCATTGACCAAAACAACTCAAGAAACCATAGCAGTAACCAACAAAACCAAGTGGCGATGGTTGTAGTACCTTTCCCAGCACAAGGCCATCTGAACCAGCTTCTACACCTCATCTTATCAAACAACATACCTGTCCATTATGTTGGCACTTCCACACACAACCGTCAAGCCACCATTCGAGTTCATGGTTGGGATCCAAACTCCATTTCAAACATTCATTTCCATAACTTCAAAGTTCCTCCCTTTGTTTCACATCCTCCTACTCCAAATTCAGAAATCAAATTCCCTTCTCATTTGGTTCCTTCTTTCGTGGCCTCTACACATCTTCGTCAGCCTGTAGCTGAACTCATGCAATCACTCTCATCTGTTTTCAAAAGGGTCATTGTGATCCATGACGGCTTAATGGCATCAGTCGTACAAGATGCTACAAAAATAGCAAATGTTGAGAATTACTTATTTATGAGCACTTGTGCTTTTACATATTTCTTCCACATATGGGAGAAAGTGGGAAAATTTATTCCAATAGAAAGCTCACATATCATAGATACTCCTTCTTTGGAAGGATGCTTCACAACTGAATTCATTGATTTCATTACTGCACAAGTTGAATTCTATGAATTCAGTGATGGGACCTTCTACAATACAAGCAGAGCAATTGAAAGTCCTTACTTGGAGTTGATAGAGAAAATCATTAGCAGTAAGAAGCATTGGGCAATAGGGCCTTTCAACCCTTTAACCATTGAGAAGAAAGATTCAAAGGGTAGGCATTCATGCATTGAATGCTATTCGTATTTCGATGGAAGAAGGTGGAGTTTCTCGTATTGA